In Stenotrophomonas sp. ESTM1D_MKCIP4_1, a single genomic region encodes these proteins:
- a CDS encoding cell division protein FtsQ/DivIB, with the protein MNALLRIFVWLLALSVVALPVVAVVNGWVGAERWPLAKLRVHGEFKRVPAEQLQQVLLPYAHAGFFAVKLQDAQDALEKLPWVESAQVRKQWPDVLEVTLVEHKPFARWGEDRLLSEQGKLFPTPKKLADLQLPELDGPDSQTEEVVKLYNDARALFAPAGVDVRRLTMDARGSWSLLLSNGTEVVVGRDDARSRLQRFVRVLPQLANQAAPIERADLRYTNGFTLSWGTPATPAGAPATPARRTQERT; encoded by the coding sequence ATGAACGCGCTGCTGCGCATCTTCGTCTGGCTGTTGGCCCTGTCGGTGGTGGCACTACCGGTGGTGGCCGTGGTCAATGGCTGGGTTGGCGCTGAGCGCTGGCCGCTGGCGAAGCTGCGCGTGCACGGTGAATTCAAGCGGGTGCCGGCGGAACAGCTGCAGCAGGTGCTGCTGCCGTATGCGCATGCCGGTTTCTTCGCGGTCAAGCTGCAGGACGCGCAGGACGCCCTGGAAAAGCTGCCGTGGGTGGAAAGCGCGCAGGTGCGCAAGCAGTGGCCGGACGTGCTGGAAGTGACGCTGGTCGAGCACAAGCCGTTCGCGCGCTGGGGCGAAGACCGCCTGCTTTCCGAGCAGGGCAAGCTGTTCCCCACGCCGAAGAAGCTGGCCGACCTGCAGCTTCCCGAGCTGGATGGCCCGGACAGCCAGACCGAAGAAGTGGTGAAGCTGTACAACGATGCGCGCGCGCTGTTCGCACCGGCCGGCGTGGACGTGCGCCGCCTGACCATGGACGCGCGCGGCAGCTGGTCGCTGCTGCTGAGCAATGGCACCGAAGTGGTGGTCGGCCGTGACGATGCCCGCTCGCGCCTGCAGCGCTTCGTGCGCGTGCTGCCGCAGCTGGCCAACCAGGCCGCGCCGATCGAGCGCGCCGACCTCCGATACACCAATGGTTTCACCCTGAGCTGGGGAACGCCGGCCACGCCGGCCGGCGCACCCGCGACCCCGGCCAGAAGAACGCAGGAAAGGACATGA
- the ftsA gene encoding cell division protein FtsA, whose product MNRKGDKSLIVGLDIGTSKVVALVGEYSPGNPIEVIGIGSHESRGLKRGVVVDIESTVQSIQRAVEEAELMAGCEIRSVYASISGNHVQCKNSPGIVPIRDGEVTWGDLDRVLDAAKAVAIPADQKILHAIPREYVLDDSQEGIRNPVGMTGVRLEVHAHLVVCAQSAAANISKCVQRCGLQVDDLVLSSLASSVAVLTADEKELGVVLVDMGAGTTDIAVFVQGAICHTASLPIAGDHVTNDIAHMLRTPTPEAEQIKVRYACALAQLATAEESIQVPSVGDRPPRRMPRHSLAQAVQGRYEEIFEMVQAELRRSGFEELVRAGLVLTGGASKMEGVVELAEEMLQMPVRVGIPQHVTGLGEVVGNPVHATGVGLLLMGSQNEHPRRPSLPTGRAGSMFKKLKTWFRGEF is encoded by the coding sequence ATGAATCGCAAGGGTGATAAATCGCTGATCGTCGGCCTGGATATCGGCACCTCCAAGGTGGTGGCGCTGGTGGGCGAGTATTCGCCGGGCAACCCGATCGAAGTGATCGGCATCGGCTCGCACGAGTCGCGTGGCCTCAAGCGCGGCGTGGTGGTGGACATCGAATCGACGGTGCAGTCCATCCAGCGCGCGGTGGAAGAGGCCGAGCTGATGGCCGGCTGCGAGATCCGCTCGGTGTATGCCTCCATTTCCGGCAACCACGTGCAGTGCAAGAACTCGCCGGGCATCGTGCCGATCCGCGACGGGGAAGTGACCTGGGGCGACCTGGATCGCGTGCTCGACGCAGCGAAGGCGGTGGCCATTCCGGCCGACCAGAAGATCCTGCACGCCATCCCGCGCGAGTACGTGCTGGATGATTCGCAGGAAGGCATCCGCAACCCGGTCGGCATGACCGGCGTGCGCCTGGAAGTGCACGCCCACCTGGTGGTCTGCGCGCAGTCCGCTGCCGCCAACATCAGCAAGTGCGTGCAGCGCTGCGGCCTGCAGGTGGACGACCTGGTGCTGTCCTCGCTGGCTTCCAGCGTGGCGGTGCTGACCGCCGACGAAAAGGAACTGGGCGTGGTGCTGGTCGACATGGGCGCGGGCACCACCGATATCGCGGTGTTCGTGCAGGGTGCGATCTGCCACACCGCCTCGCTGCCGATCGCCGGCGACCACGTGACCAACGACATCGCGCACATGCTGCGCACGCCGACCCCGGAAGCCGAGCAGATCAAGGTGCGCTATGCCTGCGCCCTGGCCCAGCTGGCCACCGCCGAGGAAAGCATCCAGGTGCCGTCGGTGGGTGACCGCCCGCCGCGCCGCATGCCGCGCCATTCGCTGGCTCAGGCCGTACAGGGCCGCTACGAGGAAATCTTCGAGATGGTGCAGGCCGAACTGCGCCGCTCCGGCTTCGAGGAACTGGTGCGTGCCGGCCTGGTGCTGACCGGTGGCGCCTCGAAGATGGAAGGCGTGGTCGAACTGGCCGAGGAAATGCTGCAGATGCCGGTACGCGTGGGCATTCCGCAGCACGTCACCGGCCTTGGCGAAGTGGTGGGCAACCCGGTGCATGCCACCGGCGTGGGCCTGCTGCTGATGGGCAGCCAGAACGAGCATCCGCGCCGGCCGTCGCTGCCGACCGGACGCGCAGGCAGCATGTTCAAGAAATTGAAGACCTGGTTCCGCGGCGAATTCTGA